In a genomic window of Chryseobacterium sp. G0162:
- a CDS encoding VF530 family DNA-binding protein, producing the protein MEEKSKDPLHGKRLDAILEELVEYYEGFEKLGEQINIKCFTDNPSISSSLKFLRKTPWARTKVESLYLFVLRQKKKRGDQK; encoded by the coding sequence ATGGAAGAAAAATCAAAAGATCCTTTACACGGAAAAAGACTCGATGCCATCCTTGAAGAATTGGTAGAATACTACGAAGGATTTGAAAAATTGGGCGAGCAAATTAATATAAAATGCTTTACAGATAATCCAAGCATCAGTTCCTCTTTAAAGTTTTTAAGGAAAACACCTTGGGCAAGAACGAAAGTAGAGAGCTTGTATCTTTTTGTACTGAGACAAAAGAAAAAGAGAGGAGACCAGAAATAA
- a CDS encoding YchJ family protein, with protein MNCPCCSGKSYEECCKPYHAEEKHAPTAEALMRSRFSAFAIPNGEYLMETTLPGKRKFHNKQDLQEWGEINEWTKLEIIQTPTLNHVEFKAYYTDQDGHPQIHHEFSVFQKMHERWYYVSGEFLD; from the coding sequence ATGAATTGTCCCTGCTGTTCAGGAAAATCCTACGAAGAATGCTGTAAGCCTTATCACGCCGAAGAAAAACATGCTCCTACTGCTGAAGCATTGATGCGTTCAAGATTTTCGGCCTTCGCTATTCCCAACGGTGAATATTTAATGGAAACTACCCTTCCAGGAAAACGAAAATTCCACAACAAACAGGATTTACAGGAATGGGGAGAGATTAATGAATGGACAAAACTGGAAATTATTCAAACTCCTACCTTAAACCATGTAGAGTTTAAGGCTTATTATACAGACCAGGATGGTCATCCGCAAATTCATCACGAATTTTCTGTTTTTCAGAAAATGCATGAGCGCTGGTATTATGTTTCAGGTGAATTTTTAGATTAA
- a CDS encoding GIN domain-containing protein: MKKRTLFIFSALVVLASCNERHEKKNRENNNGWVEKVINKETGPIQQREFKGDFDEIQVSQAIDAEVIKSDVEKVIISAPQSIIDEILVENSGGKLHIHYKKGIRVMNISKVTAKIYTRDFTKLTAESAASINVKDKFTQEKTSVELSSAGSVSGNLEANDFNINADSSSNFNGKIWAVNLEIESSSGSSIDISGKAKNADINSSSGSSISAKGVIADHVEADASSGASIHISAVSSVKAEASSGGSVDIARKGDLKNITKNESSGGSVNIE; encoded by the coding sequence ATGAAAAAAAGAACTCTTTTTATTTTTTCAGCCTTAGTGGTGTTGGCCTCATGTAATGAAAGACATGAGAAAAAGAATAGAGAAAACAATAATGGGTGGGTAGAGAAAGTCATCAATAAAGAAACCGGGCCTATTCAGCAGAGAGAATTCAAAGGAGATTTTGATGAAATTCAGGTTTCTCAGGCTATTGATGCAGAGGTTATAAAATCCGATGTAGAAAAAGTGATCATTTCGGCACCTCAAAGTATTATTGACGAAATTCTTGTAGAAAATAGCGGTGGAAAACTTCATATTCATTATAAGAAGGGAATCAGAGTAATGAATATCAGTAAAGTTACAGCAAAAATTTATACGAGAGACTTTACAAAACTGACTGCCGAATCTGCAGCAAGTATCAATGTAAAAGATAAGTTTACTCAGGAAAAAACAAGTGTGGAATTATCCAGTGCAGGGAGTGTTTCCGGAAATCTGGAGGCTAACGATTTCAATATTAATGCAGATAGCAGCAGTAATTTTAATGGAAAAATATGGGCTGTAAATCTTGAGATAGAATCTTCCTCAGGATCAAGTATTGATATTTCAGGAAAAGCAAAAAATGCGGATATCAATTCTTCTTCCGGCAGTAGTATTTCAGCTAAGGGTGTTATTGCAGATCATGTAGAAGCTGATGCGTCCAGTGGAGCCAGCATTCATATCAGTGCAGTTTCTTCGGTTAAAGCAGAAGCCTCTTCGGGTGGAAGTGTAGATATCGCCAGAAAAGGAGACCTTAAAAATATCACCAAGAATGAAAGCAGTGGTGGAAGTGTAAATATCGAATAA
- a CDS encoding M3 family metallopeptidase, protein MKNISSVLLISALAFNQSCTTMKQTDTQQELPAPDPSLSSNPFMKKSKLQYEAPEFDKIKNEHFKPAFEFGLKQHAAEIEKIANNPASPTFENTIVALEKSGEVLRRTQIVFSNLTSANTNPTLQALDEEYAPIFAAHSDKMYLNENLYKRIKSIKEDGLDPESKRLVQYYKQNFEIAGANLSAADKEKLKQINQELASLSTQYANKLLEARKQGGVFFSEAKELDGLSADEIAAAAADAKTAGQPGKYLLALQNTTQQPLLQNLKNRATREKLFKASWTRAEKGDANDTRETIEKLAKIRLKKAQILGKKNFAEWKLQDQMAKTPEAATKLMNQVATPAVETARREAKDIQDLIDQQKGGFKVEPWDWNFYAEQVRKAKFDLDESEIKPYFEITTVLEKGVFFAAEKFYGLTFKKRTDLPVYHPDVVTYEVFDHDGKSIAIYYLDFYTRDSKNGGAWMSNFVEQSYLMGTKPVIVNCYNYQKPAPGKPSLISFDDVSTIFHEFGHSIHGMFASQKYPSLSGTNVPRDFVEFPSQINEHWALDPIVMKNYAVHYQTKQPIPQTLVDKIKKAATFNQGYMTTELVSAAALDMDWHSVTNESQLIPVLDFEKQSLTNHGFTLATVPPRYHTPYFAHIWGGGYSAGYYAYLWSETLDNDAWEWISKNGGLTRENGDRFRKYILSVGNSVDLNQAFRDFTGHDPDIKPLLRNRGFIK, encoded by the coding sequence ATGAAGAATATTTCATCGGTATTATTAATTTCTGCCTTGGCGTTCAATCAATCTTGTACTACAATGAAACAGACCGATACTCAACAGGAACTTCCTGCTCCCGATCCATCATTATCTTCAAACCCTTTTATGAAGAAGAGCAAGCTTCAGTACGAAGCTCCGGAGTTTGACAAAATTAAAAACGAACATTTTAAACCGGCTTTTGAATTCGGATTAAAGCAACATGCTGCTGAAATTGAAAAGATTGCCAACAATCCAGCTTCTCCTACTTTTGAAAATACCATCGTTGCATTGGAAAAGAGTGGTGAAGTACTAAGAAGAACTCAAATTGTTTTTTCTAATCTGACAAGTGCAAATACAAACCCTACTCTACAGGCTTTGGATGAAGAATATGCTCCAATTTTTGCAGCACATTCTGATAAAATGTACCTGAATGAAAATCTTTATAAAAGAATCAAATCCATCAAAGAAGACGGACTTGATCCTGAAAGCAAGAGATTGGTACAATACTACAAGCAAAACTTTGAGATTGCAGGAGCTAACCTTTCTGCTGCAGATAAAGAAAAACTGAAGCAGATCAACCAGGAGCTGGCTTCTCTTTCTACTCAATATGCTAATAAATTATTGGAAGCAAGAAAGCAAGGTGGAGTATTCTTTTCTGAAGCAAAGGAACTTGACGGACTTTCTGCTGACGAAATTGCAGCGGCAGCAGCTGATGCTAAAACAGCAGGACAACCGGGTAAATACCTTCTTGCTTTACAAAATACTACCCAGCAACCTCTTTTACAAAACCTGAAAAACAGAGCTACCAGAGAAAAGCTATTCAAAGCTTCATGGACAAGAGCTGAGAAAGGTGATGCGAACGATACACGAGAAACTATTGAAAAGCTTGCTAAAATCAGATTGAAAAAAGCTCAGATTCTTGGGAAAAAGAATTTCGCAGAATGGAAACTTCAGGATCAGATGGCCAAAACCCCTGAAGCGGCAACGAAACTAATGAATCAGGTGGCTACACCAGCTGTAGAAACAGCAAGACGTGAAGCAAAGGATATTCAGGATCTTATCGATCAGCAAAAAGGAGGTTTCAAAGTAGAACCTTGGGACTGGAATTTTTATGCTGAACAGGTAAGAAAGGCTAAATTTGACCTTGATGAAAGCGAGATTAAACCTTATTTTGAAATCACAACCGTTTTAGAAAAAGGAGTTTTCTTCGCGGCTGAAAAATTCTACGGATTAACTTTCAAAAAGAGAACTGACCTTCCGGTGTACCACCCGGATGTAGTGACTTATGAAGTTTTTGATCATGACGGAAAATCTATCGCGATCTATTATCTGGATTTCTATACAAGAGATTCTAAAAATGGGGGTGCCTGGATGAGTAACTTCGTAGAACAGTCTTATCTTATGGGAACAAAACCTGTAATCGTAAACTGCTACAATTATCAGAAACCTGCTCCTGGAAAGCCTTCATTAATCAGTTTTGATGATGTTTCAACCATTTTCCATGAGTTTGGACACTCTATCCATGGTATGTTTGCAAGCCAGAAATACCCATCTCTTTCCGGAACAAATGTACCGAGAGACTTTGTGGAATTCCCATCTCAGATCAATGAGCACTGGGCATTGGATCCGATTGTAATGAAAAATTATGCGGTTCATTATCAAACAAAACAACCGATTCCTCAGACTTTAGTAGATAAAATTAAAAAAGCGGCTACCTTCAACCAGGGATATATGACTACGGAATTGGTTTCCGCAGCAGCTTTAGATATGGATTGGCATTCTGTAACGAATGAAAGCCAGCTTATCCCTGTTTTGGATTTCGAAAAACAATCTTTAACAAACCACGGATTTACTTTAGCAACGGTTCCACCAAGATACCATACTCCTTATTTTGCACATATTTGGGGTGGTGGATATTCAGCAGGATATTATGCTTATCTGTGGTCTGAAACATTGGATAATGATGCATGGGAATGGATTAGTAAGAATGGTGGTTTAACCAGAGAAAACGGTGACCGTTTCAGAAAATACATTCTTTCTGTAGGAAATTCTGTAGATCTTAATCAGGCGTTCAGAGATTTCACAGGACATGATCCGGACATTAAACCTTTATTAAGAAACAGAGGGTTTATTAAATAA
- a CDS encoding peptidylprolyl isomerase: protein MTIENNHVVAVKYILHTIEADGSKVLVEETTAENPLTFLYGVGMMIPKFEENILGLKAGDKAAFVIQPEEAYGERQPDAIAQLPLEMFQESGTPPVGAILPLSDNQGNNFQAFVVEVTPEAVVADLNHPMAGKVLDFQVEILNTRPATEEELSHGHAHGIDGTDAH, encoded by the coding sequence ATGACAATTGAAAACAATCACGTTGTAGCTGTAAAGTATATCCTTCACACTATCGAAGCAGATGGAAGTAAAGTTCTTGTAGAAGAAACAACAGCAGAAAATCCACTTACATTTTTGTATGGTGTTGGAATGATGATTCCAAAATTTGAAGAAAATATCCTTGGTCTAAAAGCTGGTGATAAAGCTGCTTTTGTAATTCAGCCTGAAGAAGCTTACGGAGAAAGACAGCCTGATGCTATTGCTCAATTGCCGCTTGAAATGTTCCAGGAATCAGGAACTCCACCTGTTGGGGCGATTTTACCTTTATCAGACAATCAGGGGAATAATTTCCAGGCTTTTGTAGTAGAAGTAACTCCTGAAGCTGTAGTAGCAGACCTTAACCACCCAATGGCTGGTAAAGTTTTAGATTTCCAGGTGGAAATTTTAAATACTCGTCCTGCAACAGAAGAGGAATTATCACACGGTCACGCTCACGGAATTGACGGTACTGACGCTCACTAA